One window of the Eucalyptus grandis isolate ANBG69807.140 chromosome 8, ASM1654582v1, whole genome shotgun sequence genome contains the following:
- the LOC104414289 gene encoding chaperone protein dnaJ 20, chloroplastic, which yields MRCYGVALPGGDPSRLCLPPPPPPFPSARTHGHRAFLPTRVRFGAVRCAAGRIDDGAVADAARCSAAEASFYDLLGIPESGTLPEIKQAYKQLARKYHPDVSPPGRVEEYTQRFIRVQEAYETLSDPRRRAVYDRDLARGIHLAFSARRPYRGDEDLEDKSEWKSRWQVQLSGLKRRSAHKDSRGNMSWGARMRKQMEESSENS from the exons ATGCGTTGCTATGGCGTAGCCCTGCCCGGAGGCGACCCGTCTCGCCtctgcctccctcctcctcctccgccctttCCGTCGGCCCGCACCCACGGCCACCGGGCGTTCTTGCCGACCCGGGTGCGGTTCGGGGCCGTCCGGTGCGCGGCCGGCCGGATCGACGACGGGGCCGTGGCGGACGCCGCCCGGTGCtcggcggcggaggcgagctTCTACGACCTCCTGGGGATACCCGAGTCGGGGACGCTGCCCGAGATCAAGCAGGCGTACAAGCAGCTCGCGCGCAAGTACCACCCGGACGTCTCCCCGCCGGGCCGCGTCGAGGAGTACACCCAGCGGTTCATCCGGGTCCAGGAGGCCTACGAGACGCTGTCGGACCCGCGCAGGAGGGCCGTGTACGACAGGGACCTGGCCAGGGGGATTCACTTGGCGTTCTCCGCTCGCAGGCCCTATCGGGGTGATGAG GACTTAGAGGATAAAAGCGAATGGAAGAGCCGTTGGCAGGTGCAGCTCTCGGGTTTGAAGAGGAGAAGCGCTCACAAAGATTCCAGAGGAAACATGTCTTGGGGTGCACGGATGCGCAAACAAATGGAGGAATCGTCAGAGAACTCGTAA